In Streptomyces sp. HUAS ZL42, the DNA window GCTCCCGACGCGCCGCACCCTGGGAGTCCGCACCGCCTCCGCTGTGCACAAGCTGTGAGTCCGCTGATTCTCACCCTCCCCTCAGAAGCGGCTCAGAGATCCCCCAGACACGCCCCCGATCGTCACTGCCATGAGCGAAACGAACGCGGGAGGCGCCCGGCAGCGGTCGGTCGAGACCGTGGCGCCGGTCCACAACGCGGCACACGGCTTCCTGCCGCTGAAGTTCGGCCTCGCCGCCTGCTTCTCCGACGCACAGCGCGGCTTCGAGGCCGTACGCGCCGACGTCTTCCGGTCCCTGGCCGTACATCGAGGACACCGCCCCGCAGGTGCCCTCCGCCCGTAACACCACCGCCGACGTCCTGCCCATCGGGGCGAACACCCACCTGGAGTACACGTCATGACGACCCTCGCCCCACCCCCCGCGCCCGTCCAGGACGACGCGTCCCGGCACCGGGCCGAACCTCCGGCCGACGGCGGCCTCGCAGCCCGTACGCGGAGACTGTTCACCGGCGCCCCCGAGGACCCGCGCTGGGCCCGCCCCGCCCTGTGCGCGGTCCTGGTCCTGGCCACGGCCCTGTACGCCTGGAACCTCTCCTCGATCACCGGCAACACCTTCTACAACGCGGCCGTCTACAGCGGCACCAAGAGCTGGAAGGCGTTCTTCTTCGGCGCCCTCGACTCCGGCAGCTTCATCACCGTCGACAAACCGCCGTTCGCGCTGTGGGTGATGGGCCTGTCCGCCCGCGTCTTCGGGTACGGCACCTGGCAGTTGATGCTGCCGATGGTCGCGGCCGGCACGGGCACGGTGGCCCTGCTGTACCGGATGGTCAAGCGGGACTTCGGCCCCGTGGCGGGCATCGTCTCCGCCCTCGCGCTGACCCTCACCCCGATCACCGTCGCCATCAACCGGGACACCAACCCGGACCCGATCCTCGTCTTCCTGATGCTGCTGGGCGCGGCCGCGCTGATGAAGGCCGTGCGCAGCGGCCGGCTGATGCCGCTGGTGTGGTCCGGGGTCGCGATCGGCTTCGCGTTCAACACGAAGATGATGCAGGCGTACGTCGTCCTGCCCGCGTTCTTCCTGGTCTACCTGTGGGCCGCTCGGGGCAGTCTGGGCCGGCGCATCCGCAACCTGGCCGTCGGCACGGTCGCCCTGGTGGTCTCCAGCGCCTGGTGGATGGTGGTCGTCGACCTGATCCCCGCCTCCTCCCGCCCCTACATCGGCGGCTCGACCGACAACACGGTCTGGGACCTGGTCATCGGCTACAACGGCTTCGGCCGGATCTTCGGGGCGAGTTCGTCGGTGGGCTCGCAGGGCAACGGCGCCGACTTCGGCGGCGACGCGGGCCTGTACCGGATGTTCAACGACATCATGGGCGGCCAGATCTCCTGGCTGATCCCGTTCGCGCTGATCGCCCTGATCGCGGGTCTGGTCCTGCGCGGACGCGCTCCCCGTACCGACGACAAGCGCGCGGCCCTGCTGCTGTGGGGCGGCTGGTTCGTCTTCCACTACCTGACCTTCGCCCTCGCCGAGGGCACCTTCCACCCGTACTACGTCACCGCCATGGCCCCGGGCATCGCGGCCCTGGCCGGTGCGGGCGGCGTGATGCTGTACCGCGCCTTCCGGGACGGTTCGGCGGCGATGTGGGGCTGGGTGCTGCCGGCCGCCGTCGCGGCGAGCACGGTCTGGGCGGTCGTCCTGCTCCAGCGGGTCTCCGGCTCCGGGACGCTGTACACGGTCGCCGAGGTGGTGGCCGGGGTCGCGGGTGCGGCGGCGGTGCTCGGGCTGCTGATCGGACGGTTCACGAAGAGGCAGCGGCTGATCGGGATCGCCTCGCTCGCGGCGATCGTCGCCCTGCTGGCCGGTCCGGCCGCGTACTCGGTGTCGGCGGCCACGTCGACCACCAACGGCACGAACCCGACGGCCGGCCCGAACACCGGGGGCATGGGCGGCGGCGGCCAGCGCCCGAGCGGCAACGGCGGCCCGGACGGCGGCGACGGCACGAGCGGTTCCGGCAACCCGGGCAGCTCCAGCAGCCAGTCGACAGGGCAATCCCAGTCCGGCAGCGGCTCCTCTTCGTCGTCCTCGTCCTCCTCGTCGAGCGAGTCCGAGTCCGGTACGCAGCAGCGCGCCGGCGGCATGGGCGGTGGCACCCAGGTCTCCTCCGAGATGATCACGTATCTGAAGAAGAACCAGGACGGCGCCGCCTGGCTCGTCGCGGTCGCCACCGACCAGACCGCGTCCTCGATCATTCTGGAGTCCGGCGAGCCCGTCATCTCCATGGGCGGCTGGTCCGGCAGCGACAACGCCATGACCCTCGCCAAGCTCAAGAGCCTGGTGAAGGCGGGCAAGCTCCACTACATCGTCGTCAGCGACAGCGGACAGGGCTCGAACTCCGAGATCACCAGCTGGGTCGAGGAGAACGGCACGGCCGTGAGCGACTACAGCGGCCTGTATCGCCTGGACGCCTCCGACGTCAGCTGAGAACTCCCGTCGAGTGAAAGGGCGGGCCCCCGGTTTCACCGGGGCCCGCCCTTTCTACATGCCCGCTCCGGGTGATCTGGCTGCTTCGCCCGACCACGCGGGGTCGACGACGAACACCCCGGGCGATGCCTCGTGGGAGGAACGCCGGATCCTTCCGGCCAACCACGTCGGCCAGCGGGTCTGCTCGTTCCAGCGCAGTCCGCCCAGCCTTGCTGTACCGAGATTGTCCGCGTACTCGAGATCCGCTCCTTCGAAACTGCTCGCCAGTTCCTCGAATTCCTGTTGGGCGTCAGCGAGGGCTTGGGCAAGGTCGAGGGAACGGACTCGAATTCGGTCGAGAACGACGTCGAGGTCGAGGTCGCGTGTCAGATCGAGGACGTGATCGAGGTCGAGAACTCCGTCGAAGACGCGAACCAGGTCGGATGCGAGGTCGGCGTCGAGAGTCAGGGCGAGTTCGAGCGCCAGATCCCGATCGAGCGCGCGCACCAGGTCGGAGGCCAGATCGAGGACGCGGGCACGGATCCGGTCCCGGGAGACCTTGACCGCCTCCAGGAGTTTCTCGGCCAGGTCGAGCGAGAGATTACGGACGGTGGACTGCGCGCGTCCGAGGGAGCGACCGTGCTCCAGAACACGAACGAGCCCCTGGTTGCGCACAAGTCCGGGGTCGAGGGCGACAGCTCGGTCACGGACCAGGTCCTGGACGAACTCGCGGAGGAGTTCACGCTTGAGAACGCGGGGATCCGGACGGTCGAGAACAACGGTGCCGGCCAGCACGTGGGCAAAGGTCTCGGCATCGACCTGGGCCCTGCGCATCGCCGCGGCGACCTCCTCGAGGTCGGTGCGGCAGTGGAGCCGTACCACGGCCGGCAGTTTCCTCAGGCGTCGCGCCGAATCAGGGAGTCGCAGGGGTGTCCGCACGAAGGCCACTGAACCGTCCTCTGGTACAGCGGGCGCGTGCGTCGCCGGTGGAGGCGTGAGTCTCTGCCTCGCCTGGAGCAGGGCTTCGGCTTCTTCGACGTGCCCTTGGCCTCCCGTGGCGTGGGGGGCGTCGAGTTCCGCCAGGGCGAGGTTGAACAGCGCCGACTGTGCCAGGGGATGGTGCGGACCGAGCGTCGCGGACGCCTTTTGAGCCGCGATGTCCAGCACGTCGGCCGACCTCTCCAGCCGTTCCTGATCGCCTGCCGCGAGCGCCGAGGCGAATTCGGCGCGCGCGAGGGTGATCAGGGCCGACAGCGAGGCGGGATGATCAGGACCGCGATGGCGCACCAACCGCCGTGCGGTGAGGGCCAGTGTGTTCACCAGCTCGTCTGCCGAGGTGTCGTCGCCCTGGCGACGGGCCACCTCGACCAGTACCGATTCGGTCAGCAGCCGGGTCTCGAGGTGATCGGGTGAGGCGCTGTCGGGGGCGTCAGGGCCGAGGTCGACCTGTCGAGCGGCGTTCCTGGCGCCGGTGAGATCACCGAGGCGCAGTTTGAGGGCCGCCAGATTCGCCAGCGTGCGGGCCTCGACGCCGTCCGGCGACCGGTCGGCCAGGTCATGTGTGCCCTGGACGACAGCTGTTGACAGAATGGTGATCGCTGCCGAGAGTTCTCCGCGGTCCGCGAGGGCGACCGCCAGTTCGTTCCGGACCTCCATGGGCAGTGACAGCGCTTCCGGGTCGAACATCACGCGAGACGCCACGTGCTCCAGCAGTGCGCGGGCCTCCTTGGCCAGTCCGAGTGCTTCGAGGAGGGCCGAGAGGTACGCGACGTCCTTGCCGAGCCCGGGACGGTGCGGCAGTTGTGCGTCACCGCGCAGTTCGGCTGTGACGGCCTCGAGGCGCTGCCGGTCCGCGGAGCTGCCGCGCAAGGCACCCTCGGCGCTGGTGATCGCCTGGCGCCAGAGGTCGGTCATGCCACGTCACCGCCCAACTGACGTTCGATGGCTTTCTTGGCGGCCAAGAACCTCAGCTCAGAGACCTGTGACGCGTCGAGCCATTGGCGCGCCGCCCACTTGTCGAGCATGTCGAACCACAACTCCACCGAACTCACCGCCGCCTGCATGGACCTGTCCTTGACCTGCCCACTGTCGCCGGCCTGCGAACTGGCTGGATGGACCTCGTCCATCAGGTGCCCGACATCGAAGTGGTCGAAGCGCCGCACGGCCTCCCCGATGGTGGCGGCGAAGAGAACGTTCGCCGCGCGATCTGCGGCAGCCCGGTCCGGCATCTGCTCCAGGAGGATGCCGACGACCAAGGGAGCTTGATCGTCCGGTGCCCCTTTGACCACTGGGCCTCCGGAGTATCCGGAGTAGTCACCCAGGAGTTGATACGCCGTCAGCTGGAGTGCCTGGATCCGTGCCCCGCTCTCGGAGACGTATTCCGTCGCGCCGTGGTCGACCTGACCCCGCAGATGTGCCTCCGTCCTCGCGGGGCGGTACGGCCCGTGCCAGGCGTCGCCGCTGTGGGCTTTACCGGAACGTGGGATCGAGGCTGTGACGCCGTACGAGCCGAGGATCATGACGAGAGCGAGGTCGGCGTGCCGGTCGCGCTGGCACACCTGGCCGGCGAGACGTGTGCCGTCTTCCAGAACGACGTCCACTCGCTCGTCCAGGGCTGTCATACCGCGCAGGCAGTGGAGTGCCGTGAGCACATAGCGGCGCGTCAGCAAGAACCCGCCGCCGAGCCGCTGTTGGGACTCGTACAGCTCGACCCAGTAGCCCGTGGCGCTCACGACGTCTCCGGGACCCGCTCGACAGTGAGGCTGACTTCGAAGGACGCCTCGGCCGACGCCTTGGACAGGATCACCCCGGCTTCCGCGGCGAGCGTCAGCCCGAAGGTCACCTCCATGCTGGTCACCTGCCAGCCGTCGCGGCGCGGGACCTGGGACAGAGACCTCTGGGCGATGGCCGAGGCCTGCACGATGGCCTGCTCCAGCTCGGCCGCCCGGTCGGCCAGGGGCGCACTGGTCCGCGTACGACTCGCGATCTGCCGACTCCCGGCAGCGTCCAAAGCAACTGTCTCGACGCGGATTTCGGCCATATGTGTCCCCCGAGCACATGGTGCTGTCGCACTCAATCAGCCTTGGCAGCGTAGCCAGTTGGAGCCTGGGACCGCGACCGATTCCGCACGAATTCACCCCTGCCCGAGGCTCAGCGCGGGCAGGACGCCGGGCACCGACGGCCGGCGGAGTGGATCAGCCGGCGACCGCCACGGGAAACCCCTCCGTGCGCCGCACCTGGCGGTCCGCGTCCACGGCGAACACCTCGCAACCCTGCCGCCCGGCGGCCCACTGCACGCCCTCGGCGCCCATCGCGAACGCCGCCGTCGCCACCGCGTCCGCCTCCGTCAGTGTCGGGGCGACGACGCTGATGCTGAGGAGCCCGGTGGCCGGACGTCCGGTGCGGCCGTCGATGATGTGGTCGCCGCGTTCGTACCGGGCGGAGGTGGCGATCGCGCCGTCGGTGAGGTCGAGGACGGTGCAGAGCCTGTCGGCCTGTTCGGGGTGGCGTACGCCCACGCGCCAGGGGCCGCCGGAGACGACCACGTCGCCCCCGGCGTTGAGGCAGAACCGCCGTGCGCCGGCCGCCGTCAGCAGCTCGGCCGCGCGCTGGACCGACCAGCCCTTGACGATCGCGCAGGGGTCCAGGCCCCGCCCCGGCAGCCGTACGTCGAAGGCGCCGCCGGTAGCGACCCGGTAGCGCTCGCAGAGGTCGAGGACCTCGGCGAGATCCGGGCTCACCCGGTCGATCTCTCCGCGGTCCAGCCGCGACACCTCGCTGTCCGCCTTGAACGGGCTGAACCGCTCGTCGACCTCGCGCAGCCAGGCGAACACGGCGTCCGCCGCCGCGCCGAAGTCGTCCTCGTCGTCGACCCGCAGCGAGACGGGGAACCCCATGACGTGTTCGACGCGGTGCACGTCAGGCACTCTTCGCGTCGATGGCGGCCTGGAGGGACTCCTTGTAGCCGTCGCTCGTGATCGTCGCGCCGGACACCGTGTCGATGTCCGCACTCTGCGCCTCGAGGGTCTGCGCGATCAGCTTCGGCACCGCAGCCGTCGTCTGCGGATGGTTCGGCTGCTTCAGCATCCTCACCGCGGTGATCTTGCCGTCGGCGAAGGTCACCTGGACCTGGACGTCACCCTTGCTGGTGGTGACGGTCGAGCCCTCGACGACCTGGGAGGCGGAGGACGCGGCAGCAGAGGCGGAGGCCGAGGGAGAGGCCGAGGCGGACGTCGCCCGCTCGTCGATGGCGGCCTGGAGGGACTCCTTGTAGCCGTCGCTCGTGATCGTCGCGCCGGACACCGTGTCGATGTCCGCACTCTGCGCCTCGAGGGTCTGCGCGATCAGCTTCGGCACCGCAGCCGTCGTCTGCGGATGGTTCGGCTGCTTCAGCATCCTCACCGCGGTGATCTTGCCGTCGGCGAAGGTCACCTGGACCTGGACGTCGCCCTTCTCGGTCTTGACGGCCGAGCCGGCGACGACCGTCGAACCGGCGGCAGTGGAGCCGGACGCGGAGGACGTGGCGGCCGGCTCGGCGGCCTGGGAGGTGGACGTCGTTCCGGTGGACGGCTCGTAGCGCCAGACCGGGATCAGGCCCGCGACGGACAGGACGAGGACGGGTATTGCTCGCTTCACGATGTCTCTCTCATCCCGCCAGGCTGAAGCGCTCGAAGTGGATCTGCGGCTTGGGCACGTCCAGTTCGCGCAGGCTGCCCAGCACCGCATTCATCATCGGGGGCGGGCCGCACAGGAAGACGTCCCGTTCGGCGATGTCCGGCACGAGCTTCACGAGCTCGCTCGGCGCCAGCCGGTCCGGCACGGGCGGGCCGGTCACCAGGTGCAGTTCGGCGCCCTTGGCGTGCGCGAGTTCGCGCAGCTCGTCGTAGAGGACCGCGTCCCGCTCCGCACCGACCCGGTAGATGACGACGGCGTGCCCGTGCAGCTCCTCCAGCAGGGCGCGGATGGGGGTGACGCCCACACCGCCGGCGATGAGCAGGGCCTCGGGCCTGGTGCGGTGCATCGTGGTGAAGGCGCCGTAGGGGCCCTCGGCGAACACACGGGTGCCGGGCTTCAGGTGGCGCAGACCGGCGCTGCCGGCACCGGCGGCCTTCGCGGTCAGCCTGAGCCGGGTGCCGTCCGGGGCCGCCGACAGGGAGAACGGGTTGGCCTGCCACCAGCGGTCCTTGGTCACGAACCGCCACAGGAAGAACTGGCCGGCCCTGGCAGGCAGCCGGTCGAGGTCGCGGCCGGTGATGTGGACGGAGACCACGTTGTCCGACTCGGGGACGACCGCCTCGACGCGCAGCTGGTGGCGCCAGTTCCGCCACAGCGGCAGGGCCAGCCGCCCGGCGAACACCGAGCCGAGGGCCACCGCCCACAGCGCGTACCAGTACGTCTTCGCCACGGACGACGAGGTGAAAGTCGTACCGACGGCCACCTGGTGCGTGAACGCCAGCACCACGGCGACGTAGGTGTAGAGGTGCACGAAGTGCCAGGTCTCGTACGCGAGATGGCGCCGCGCCCAGCGGGCCGAGGCGCCGCCGACGACCAGGATCAGGGCCATCGCGACGACCGCGCGCAGCACGCCCTCGACGGTCTCGGCGAGGTCGATCAGCTGGTTCACCGGGTCCATCGACGAGGACTCGGCGTAGCCGAAGGTGATGAAGACCACATGCCCGATCAGCGTCCACAGCAGGCCGAAGCCGGTCCAGCGGTGCCAGTTGGTCAGCCGGTCCATGCCGATGCGGCGGTCCAGCCAGGGCAGCCGGGCCACCAGCAGCAGCTGGAACGCCATCAGCAGCGCGCCGTACAGACCGGCCAGCCGGCCGAGCACGACGAGCGCGTTGGAGGCGAAGCCCGCCTGGACGAAGAAGAAGGTCACGACGGCCGCGTTGGCGGCGAGCACGGTGTGGAGGCCGGTGCGGGCCACCACCTTGGGACGTATCGCCGTGGGGGGCGCGGGGGGCGATTGGACGGTCGTCACGGACGGAAACTCCTTGATCGGGTCCTCAGGACACAGAGCTTCCCTGTCCGGAGCTGTCGATTTACTGTCGTGCAACTTTCAAGAGTTTATCGATCTGCACGCGCGTGAGACCGGCGTCTGGTGCCATGGGGCGCGTGACGCACTATGAGCGGGTGGAAAAAGTACGACTCCTCGTGGTGGACGACGACCCGCCCATCGCCGACCTGGTCGCGACGGTCGCCCGGTACGAGGGCTGGGACGCGGTCACCGCGAACTCGGGTGAGGAGGCGCTGCGCCGCGCCGCCGAGTTCCACCCGGACATCGTGGTGCTCGATCTGATGCTGCCCGACATCGACGGCTTCGGGGTCCTCGACCGGTTGCGGAACTCCGGCACGATGGTGCCGGTGGTGTTCCTCACCGCGCGCGACGGGGTCGCCGACCGGGTGGCGGGACTGACCCGCGGCGGGGACGACTACCTGGTCAAGCCGTTCGCGGTGGAGGAGCTGATGGCCCGGCTGCGGACCGTGCTGCGGCGCAGCGCCGGGCCCGGCTTCCAGCGGTCGGTCCTGCGGGTCGCGGACCTGACGATGGACGAGGACACCCGTGAGGTGCGGCGCGACGGGCAGCTGCTCACGCTGACCCCGACCGAGTACGAGGTG includes these proteins:
- a CDS encoding ArnT family glycosyltransferase, coding for MTTLAPPPAPVQDDASRHRAEPPADGGLAARTRRLFTGAPEDPRWARPALCAVLVLATALYAWNLSSITGNTFYNAAVYSGTKSWKAFFFGALDSGSFITVDKPPFALWVMGLSARVFGYGTWQLMLPMVAAGTGTVALLYRMVKRDFGPVAGIVSALALTLTPITVAINRDTNPDPILVFLMLLGAAALMKAVRSGRLMPLVWSGVAIGFAFNTKMMQAYVVLPAFFLVYLWAARGSLGRRIRNLAVGTVALVVSSAWWMVVVDLIPASSRPYIGGSTDNTVWDLVIGYNGFGRIFGASSSVGSQGNGADFGGDAGLYRMFNDIMGGQISWLIPFALIALIAGLVLRGRAPRTDDKRAALLLWGGWFVFHYLTFALAEGTFHPYYVTAMAPGIAALAGAGGVMLYRAFRDGSAAMWGWVLPAAVAASTVWAVVLLQRVSGSGTLYTVAEVVAGVAGAAAVLGLLIGRFTKRQRLIGIASLAAIVALLAGPAAYSVSAATSTTNGTNPTAGPNTGGMGGGGQRPSGNGGPDGGDGTSGSGNPGSSSSQSTGQSQSGSGSSSSSSSSSSSESESGTQQRAGGMGGGTQVSSEMITYLKKNQDGAAWLVAVATDQTASSIILESGEPVISMGGWSGSDNAMTLAKLKSLVKAGKLHYIVVSDSGQGSNSEITSWVEENGTAVSDYSGLYRLDASDVS
- a CDS encoding serine protease, with the translated sequence MSATGYWVELYESQQRLGGGFLLTRRYVLTALHCLRGMTALDERVDVVLEDGTRLAGQVCQRDRHADLALVMILGSYGVTASIPRSGKAHSGDAWHGPYRPARTEAHLRGQVDHGATEYVSESGARIQALQLTAYQLLGDYSGYSGGPVVKGAPDDQAPLVVGILLEQMPDRAAADRAANVLFAATIGEAVRRFDHFDVGHLMDEVHPASSQAGDSGQVKDRSMQAAVSSVELWFDMLDKWAARQWLDASQVSELRFLAAKKAIERQLGGDVA
- a CDS encoding CU044_2847 family protein, with amino-acid sequence MAEIRVETVALDAAGSRQIASRTRTSAPLADRAAELEQAIVQASAIAQRSLSQVPRRDGWQVTSMEVTFGLTLAAEAGVILSKASAEASFEVSLTVERVPETS
- a CDS encoding FAD:protein FMN transferase — translated: MHRVEHVMGFPVSLRVDDEDDFGAAADAVFAWLREVDERFSPFKADSEVSRLDRGEIDRVSPDLAEVLDLCERYRVATGGAFDVRLPGRGLDPCAIVKGWSVQRAAELLTAAGARRFCLNAGGDVVVSGGPWRVGVRHPEQADRLCTVLDLTDGAIATSARYERGDHIIDGRTGRPATGLLSISVVAPTLTEADAVATAAFAMGAEGVQWAAGRQGCEVFAVDADRQVRRTEGFPVAVAG
- a CDS encoding FMN-binding protein gives rise to the protein MKRAIPVLVLSVAGLIPVWRYEPSTGTTSTSQAAEPAATSSASGSTAAGSTVVAGSAVKTEKGDVQVQVTFADGKITAVRMLKQPNHPQTTAAVPKLIAQTLEAQSADIDTVSGATITSDGYKESLQAAIDERATSASASPSASASAAASSASQVVEGSTVTTSKGDVQVQVTFADGKITAVRMLKQPNHPQTTAAVPKLIAQTLEAQSADIDTVSGATITSDGYKESLQAAIDAKSA
- a CDS encoding ferric reductase-like transmembrane domain-containing protein yields the protein MTTVQSPPAPPTAIRPKVVARTGLHTVLAANAAVVTFFFVQAGFASNALVVLGRLAGLYGALLMAFQLLLVARLPWLDRRIGMDRLTNWHRWTGFGLLWTLIGHVVFITFGYAESSSMDPVNQLIDLAETVEGVLRAVVAMALILVVGGASARWARRHLAYETWHFVHLYTYVAVVLAFTHQVAVGTTFTSSSVAKTYWYALWAVALGSVFAGRLALPLWRNWRHQLRVEAVVPESDNVVSVHITGRDLDRLPARAGQFFLWRFVTKDRWWQANPFSLSAAPDGTRLRLTAKAAGAGSAGLRHLKPGTRVFAEGPYGAFTTMHRTRPEALLIAGGVGVTPIRALLEELHGHAVVIYRVGAERDAVLYDELRELAHAKGAELHLVTGPPVPDRLAPSELVKLVPDIAERDVFLCGPPPMMNAVLGSLRELDVPKPQIHFERFSLAG
- a CDS encoding response regulator transcription factor, with amino-acid sequence MEKVRLLVVDDDPPIADLVATVARYEGWDAVTANSGEEALRRAAEFHPDIVVLDLMLPDIDGFGVLDRLRNSGTMVPVVFLTARDGVADRVAGLTRGGDDYLVKPFAVEELMARLRTVLRRSAGPGFQRSVLRVADLTMDEDTREVRRDGQLLTLTPTEYEVLRYLMRRSPTVLTKAQILDHVWEYGFGGRSNVVELVVSRLRRKLDATGEPLIHTVRGFGYVIRRAAE